A single genomic interval of Pseudorasbora parva isolate DD20220531a chromosome 21, ASM2467924v1, whole genome shotgun sequence harbors:
- the synpo2lb gene encoding synaptopodin 2-like protein: MVAEEVVVTLSGGAPWGFRLQGGAEHQKPLQVAKVRKRSKACRAGLRETDELVSINDVSCGTLSHAEAMNLIDSGRGTLHLRIKRAPAGYQSVVLLGRAPSPRIDKEYRAALRALSPQLTSKPPGVNRASLMSPTGGLEWLTSPPDSEAYYGETDSDADVAAQERQRRQKRRSPSSSPAKSPGQASPQEEETSEMSGYESAQDICTYPQTQSWPVSDLEGSGTQQHIMPGVARREVVYQPLQSEWSHHQSENSSENSDQSPSGAAEVDSGFQESPSVPPPLVSPERAKEALMLASHRLMVPMVGPVDNPVDEELTVTYMDKAKQAKLHRGESLQDKQVKEARSKCRTIASLLTDAPNPHSKGVLMFKKRRQRAKKYTLTCFGSVDGESYSNTEGETEDESLFPGSESELDEDGFSAAPDPTWDSGYLDVLEKRTSAFIVPDRDAEISPGLNATSGKGAQLFELQRKRSEEHMSKLVPPPAFSMPQHQGDTTLAYTPVTPVTPLTSHSTCMVNGEPLVVSRTSVVLSSPVQTPMPSMVGVLPDQADSSAANSVHNRTARPFAPGCVSHRAATAPVVFRPSSAKKAGSQAQTVSVATMPAPFSPAGSEGKKAISTTSLYIPARPATYNGPSSVLSPSSIMSGPFSPPPSNAPLYSPTYSTTSVPFSPTPCHVKSLSSPSGIAQPYSPPQTQAGPPYSPPQTQPMPPYSPPQTQPMPPFSPPQTQPMPPYSPPQTQPMPPFSPPQTQPMPPYSPPQTQAMPLSPPYHKVSAQNQPPTPVNVQAQPFLPPFTNAPGIPNATTPAHAYAPVTPNAQSSPAHKVSFNPYISVSSTTPETPNAPVSQQYPLFSNSTDGMTSREQRVSVPVGRTGILQEARRRGTKKPMFNAQEEKKAPAYNPELLSLVQNLDDRSRPGVEAGFESGPEEDFLNLGAEACNFMQAQRYKMPPPVAPKPAPLVPEMPQMQGKGAELFARRQSRMDRYVVDKQPKSPAQPRDPSPTPSLPGHWKYSPNIRAPPPINYNPLLSPSCPPVAQRGTKANDATKVGVKTVPGQHKKGIKALDFVSRQPYQLNSTLFSYGGGVPQNTTTYQQQNGVGMTGNFLNPPKQVPIKSSRVYEIKRFSTPTPMSAPTSLTPTVIAPRSATTLGEPMWRSDVTSPPPIAPRPVAPFSPPPPAPTAALPALPKISTPPMPNSVPLLQPTPGQVYTPFQAAKQFKSAPELSPLSAGVRSSGSGSSQNLRVPKPRFSTSSMGLQPNVWRPGSILY, from the exons GTGAGGAAGCGCAGTAAGGCCTGCAGGGCTGGGCTCAGAGAGACGGATGAGCTGGTGTCAATCAATGATGTGTCCTGTGGAACACTATCTCATGCTGAGGCtatgaatctgattgatagtgGCAGAGGAACCCTCCATCTGCGAATCAAAAG GGCCCCAGCTGGGTATCAGTCAGTGGTGCTTCTGGGTCGGGCTCCCTCTCCCCGTATTGATAAGGAGTACCGGGCAGCCTTGAGAGCCCTGTCCCCTCAACTTACCTCTAAACCACCCGGTGTCAACCGAGCATCACTCATGTCCCCCACCGGCGGCCTCGAGTGGCTTACATCCCCTCCAGACAGTGAGGCTTACTACGGCGAGACGGACAGCGACGCAGATGTGGCGGCACAAGAGAGGCAGCGCAGGCAGAAACGACGAAGCCCCAGTAGCTCTCCTGCCAAGAGCCCCGGCCAAGCCTCACCCCAAGAGGAGGAGACTTCGGAAATGAGCGGCTATGAGAGCGCCCAGGACATCTGCACGTACCCTCAAACACAGAGCTGGCCTGTATCTGATCTAGAGGGATCAGGGACTCAACAGCACATAATGCCTGGGGTGGCACGCAGAGAGGTGGTCTACCAGCCCTTGCAGTCTGAATGGTCGCACCATCAGTCTGAAAATTCCTCTGAGAATTCAGACCAAAGTCCATCAGGAGCTGCTGAAGTGGACAGCGGCTTCCAGGAATCACCCTCTGTCCCACCTCCACTTGTTTCTCCAGAGCGGGCCAAAGAAGCACTCATGCTTGCATCTCACAGACTGATGGTACCCATGGTCGGTCCTGTGGACAACCCAGTGGATGAAGAACTCACTGTCACGTACATGGACAAAGCCAAGCAAGCTA AGCTACACAGAGGTGAGAGTTTACAAGATAAGCAGGTGAAAGAGGCCCGATCCAAGTGCCGCACCATTGCTTCACTCTTGACAGATGCTCCTAATCCTCACTCTAAAGGTGTGCTTATGTTCAAAAAGCGACGGCAGCGTGCCAAGAAGTATACCCTCACATGCTTTGGCAGTGTAGACGGAGAAAGCTACAGTAACACAGAGGGAGAAACCGAAGACGAAAGCCTATTTCCTGGGAGCGAATCTGAGCTTGATGAGGATGGTTTTTCTGCTGCACCAGACCCTACCTGGGATAGCGGTTACCTGGACGTTCTAGAAAAGAGAACTTCAGCGTTTATTGTGCCTGACAGAGATGCAGAGATCAGCCCGGGTCTAAACGCAACTTCAGGAAAAGGAGCCCAGCTTTTTGAACTACAGAGGAAAAGATCAGAAGAGCATATGTCAAAACTGGTTCCACCCCCTGCCTTCTCCATGCCACAGCATCAGGGAGACACTACCCTAGCATATACCCCAGTTACTCCAGTCACACCCCTAACCTCTCATAGTACCTGTATGGTGAATGGGGAACCTTTGGTGGTAAGCAGGACAAGTGTTGTGTTGTCATCTCCAGTCCAGACGCCCATGCCATCTATGGTAGGAGTATTACCAGACCAAGCAGACTCATCAGCTGCCAACTCAGTGCACAACAGAACTGCCAGGCCCTTTGCCCCTGGCTGTGTGAGCCACAGAGCAGCAACTGCTCCAGTGGTCTTCAGGCCCAGCTCTGCCAAAAAGGCTGGATCACAGGCTCAAACTGTGTCTGTGGCAACTATGCCAGCTCCCTTTTCCCCTGCTGGCTCGGAGGGGAAGAAAGCCATCTCTACAACATCACTGTATATCCCTGCCAGACCAGCTACCTACAATGGTCCTTCCTCTGTGCTCTCTCCATCCTCAATCATGTCAGGTCCAttttctcctcccccttcaaATGCTCCACTCTACTCCCCAACTTATTCCACCACCTCTGTCCCTTTTTCTCCAACACCTTGTCATGTAAAATCTCTGAGTTCACCTTCTGGTATAGCTCAGCCATACTCTCCACCCCAAACACAGGCAGGGCCACCTTACTCTCCTCCCCAAACACAGCCAATGCCGCCTTACTCTCCTCCCCAAACACAGCCAATGCCGCCTTTCTCTCCTCCCCAAACACAGCCAATGCCGCCTTACTCTCCTCCCCAAACACAGCCAATGCCGCCTTTCTCTCCTCCCCAAACACAGCCAATGCCGCCTTACTCTCCACCCCAAACACAGGCAATGCCACTCAGTCCTCCATACCACAAGGTTTCTGCTCAGAATCAGCCACCTACGCCGGTTAATGTGCAAGCTCAGCCTTTCTTGCCTCCGTTCACAAATGCCCCAGGTATTCCCAATGCCACTACCCCAGCCCATGCCTATGCTCCTGTAACACCAAATGCACAGTCTTCTCCAGCCCACAAAGTCTCCTTTAACCCATACATCTCTGTGTCATCAACTACCCCGGAAACACCAAATGCACCAGTTTCCCAGCAGTATCCTCTCTTCTCCAACTCCACTGATGGGATGACTTCTCGAGAGCAGCGGGTCTCAGTCCCTGTCGGACGCACTGGAATCCTGCAGGAGGCTCGTCGTCGTGGCACCAAGAAACCAATGTTCAATGCTCAAGAGGAGAAGAAGGCTCCAGCTTACAACCCTGAACTACTGTCTCTAGTGCAGAACTTGGATGACAGGTCCCGTCCGGGTGTAGAGGCGGGGTTTGAGTCTGGCCCTGAGGAGGATTTCCTCAATCTAGGTGCAGAGGCTTGCAACTTCATGCAGGCACAGAGATACAAGATGCCACCACCAGTGGCTCCTAAACCAGCTCCTTTAGTTCCTGAGATGCCCCAGATGCAAGGTAAAGGTGCAGAGCTGTTTGCGCGCAGACAAAGTCGCATGGACCGatatgtggtggataaacagcCCAAATCTCCAGCGCAGCCTCGTGATCCTTCACCCACACCCTCCCTTCCAGGTCACTGGAAATACTCTCCAAATATCCGAGCCCCACCACCAATTAACTATAATCCACTGCTGTCACCCTCTTGCCCTCCAGTAGCCCAGCGTGGTACAAAGGCTAATGATGCAACTAAAGTTGGGGTTAAAACAGTACCTGGTCAGCacaaaaagggtataaaagcTCTAGACTTTGTGAGCAGGCAGCCATACCAGCTCAACTCCACTTTGTTCAGTTATGGAGGTGGAGTGCCTCAAAACACTACAACTTATCAGCAGCAAAATGGTGTTGGCATGACAGGTAATTTCCTTAACCCACCCAAGCAGGTCCCTATTAAATCAAGCCGTGTGTATGAAATCAAACGTTTCTCCACGCCTACTCCCATGTCTGCTCCAACATCACTGACCCCTACTGTAATCGCCCCTCGCTCTGCCACAACCCTTGGTGAGCCAATGTGGCGCAGTGATGTCACTTCCCCACCTCCCATTGCTCCAAGACCTGTGGCACCATTCTCGCCACCTCCTCCTGCCCCAACAGCAGCCCTGCCTGCTCTCCCCAAAATCTCTACTCCCCCCATGCCCAATTCAGTGCCCCTCCTACAACCCACTCCTGGGCAAGTCTACACCCCATTCCAGGCAGCCAAGCAGTTTAAGAGCGCCCCTGAGCTGAGTCCCCTTTCTGCTGGTGTGCGATCCTCAGGATCCGGGAGTAGCCAAAACCTACGGGTACCCAAACCCCGCTTCAGTACATCGAGCATGGGTCTGCAACCAAATGTGTGGAGGCCTGGCTCCATACTTTACTGA